One Phoenix dactylifera cultivar Barhee BC4 chromosome 8, palm_55x_up_171113_PBpolish2nd_filt_p, whole genome shotgun sequence genomic window carries:
- the LOC103702521 gene encoding protein TSS isoform X1 — protein MRKASKQKIPCGLLLFFLILIDTRFMVLDLVGRLLTFCLVAFLVLPVAMDISINLPDDSNVILKGISTDRIIDVRRLLCANTVTCAITSFSLCHEVRGPRLKDSVDVAALKPCTLTLVEEDYDEESAVAHVRRLLDIVACTSCFGPSPAKDSAGKDAKDSAGKDAKRSAAGAGGVASHKTSPPPKEAPADVEAEMNGACPRLGAFYEFFSLSHLTPPVQFIRRTEKPRQEESPSDDHLFFLEAKLCNGKLVVVEARAKGFYSLGKQRVLCHDLVDLLRQLSRAFDNAYEDLMKAFSERNKFGNLPYGFRANTWLVPPIAAQSPSSFPSLPVEDETWGGNGGGWGRDGKSDMLPWANEFLFLTTMPCKTAEERQIRDRRAFLLHSLFVDVAVFRAIAAVQHVMGRKHVIPLAEADGVLHFETVGDFSITVTKDASDASCKVDTKIDGSKTTGMDFQHLAERNLLKGITADENTAAHDITTLGVVDVRYCGYIAVVKVNHQEKSKANFPLQSVDITDQPEGGAHALNINSLRMLLHKNRTSGEKRMLNQSQSLKQEELTAAQAFVEKLLEESLVKLEEEKASPNIFMRWELGACWIQHLQDQNNAEKEKKQTGEKDKKQNGAKAKSETRVEGLGKPLKILKNLKKKADSSEQGSSSLDKKSSSELVGGESQNANLPFVEPQGDGKASENGCTLKDLLPDPAFTRLKESETGLHLKSLQELTEMALKYYDEVAIPKLVADFGSLELSPVDGRTLTDFMHTRGLRMRSLGQVVKLSEKLSHVQSLCIHEMIVRAFKHILRAVIAAVSDSGELAISIAAALNLLLGVPDSGVSNCAANVHPLVWRWLVAFLKKRYEWELTITNFCEVRKYAILRGLCHKVGIELAPRDFDMDYAFPFHKLDIISIVPVHKVENINFVMILDLLFEANYTVNMNHSMLLLDVLQQVACSSADGRQLLESSKTALDKGKLEDAVNYGTKALAKLITVCGPYHRMTAGAYSLLAVVLYHTGDFNQATIYQQKALDINERELGLDHPDTMKSYGDLAVFYYRLQHTELALKYVKRALYLLHLTCGPSHPNTAATYINVAMMEEGLGNVHLALRYLHKALKCNQRLLGPDHIQTAASYHAIAIALSLMEAYPLSVQHEQTTLQILRAKLGPDDLRTQDAAAWLEYFESKAIEQQEAARNGTRKPDATIASKGHLSVSDLLDYINPNQDTRGRDSESARRRNLGLKVKGRSAQNVNVASSDLSFNDYNTTSDEEKKVNEHSYSQDNTQMSSQHVEPKHEEADVKEHLAISQQPKGLTQANFTFVNEVLAEVNTEAEDGWQHVQRPRSAGGSGQRIKNQRANIGKAYNYQMNEVPTEAAWTKPRFTYPNGRYYLLKKRTVVPGSYTDHHHMKVQSPGNKSGRKKIRTVVYKVKSVPSSDKTKTADNSRSAGEKMITPLEPEATHSPMDNFVLKDQRNAIGEVTESHNNLIVSIGNSPSYKDVALAPPGTIAKTQIQKSKDDIPLNREQLSGKIGTESKESLASENHAQNSAALAETDDSKQEESCVQDICLHSHKEIEAVEKEEESQKTGEEEGLSKLLSPNTEVASAGSVPTECNLDNYAFGNEVQEVQQSKNFDDKKSTDTPSNFETECSISDEPVGECLDEVSSGSIEPQNNACSSDHQEDQEKVDNPDKTGGKDPRTNLSLNTIDVRDIPIKKLSASAAPFSPSSPVVLSPVAVSVGLPPSGSIPAVTPWPMNATLHHGPAAVMPTASPICTSPHHPYPSSPRPPNIIHPLPLFYAPYSQPQAVPNSTFSMNSNMFHPNPYAWQHNMSPNASEFVPGPVWPSCHPVDFSVMPPVVNPISESMIVPNVQSDITRVSLAHPSESSVGEALEKQEGTEVSSEISEVNGNTVAENWSENKQEDGESDGNEAKKIELKPEIAFAESRHTSNKRPNLRNSTKYEGEGSLSIYIKGRSRQKHTLRMPMSLLSRPYGSQSFKVTSNRVVRGSDVSRPAGLSSSEDVVTSKQ, from the exons GTCCGAGGGCCGAGATTAAAGGACTCCGTGGACGTGGCCGCTTTAAAGCCGTGCACTCTTACCCTGGTCGAAG AGGACTACGATGAGGAGAGTGCCGTCGCGCACGTGAGGAGGCTTCTTGACATCGTCGCCTGCACCTCCTGCTTCGGCCCCTCGCCCGCCAAGGACTCCGCCGGCAAGGATGCCAAGGACTCCGCCGGCAAGGATGCCAAGCGGAGCGCCGCCGGAGCCGGTGGTGTCGCGTCTCACAAGACGTCTCCGCCGCCCAAGGAGGCGCCGGCGGACGTCGAGGCGGAGATGAACGGCGCGTGCCCCAGGCTCGGGGCCTTCTACgagttcttctctctctcccatcTGACCCCTCCTGTCCAGT TTATAAGGCGAACGGAGAAACCTCGGCAAGAAGAATCTCCCTCTGATGACCATCTCTTCTTCCTTGAa GCGAAGCTTTGCAATGGGAAACTGGTGGTCGTGGAGGCTCGCGCCAAGGGGTTCTACAGCCTGGGAAAGCAGCGGGTGCTTTGTCATGATCTCGTCGATCTGCTGAGACAACTCAGCAGAGCTTTCGATAAT GCTTATGAAGATCTCATGAAAGCTTTCTCGGAACGTAATAAG TTTGGAAATCTTCCTTATGGATTTCGTGCAAACACATGGCTTGTTCCTCCAATTGCTGCTCAGTCACCATCATCGTTTCCTTCCCTTCCAGTAGAGGATGAAACATGGGGAGGCAATGGGGGTGGTTGGGGAAGAGATGGCAAAAGTGATATGTTGCCTTGGGCTAATGAGTTTCTGTTTCTCACAACTATGCCTTGCAAAACAGCAGAGGAGAGGCAAATCCGTGACAGGAGAGCTTTCCTGCTGCACAGCTTATTTGTAGATGTTGCAGTCTTCAGAGCCATTGCAGCTGTACAACATGTTATGGGGAGAAAACATGTTATACCTTTGGCAGAGGCAGATGGAGTTTTGCACTTTGAGACAGTGGGGGATTTTAGCATCACTGTCACTAAGGATGCTTCAGATGCGAGCTGCAAGGTGGATACTAAGATTGATGGGAGTAAAACAACAGGGATGGACTTTCAACATCTTGCTGAGAGAAACCTGCTTAAAGGAATCACAGCAGATGAAAATACAGCGGCCCAT GATATTACTACATTAGGTGTTGTCGATGTGAGATACTGTGGTTACATTGCAGTCGTGAAAGTCAATCATCAGGAGAAAAGCAAAGCCAATTTTCCTTTGCAATCTGTTGATATCACAGATCAACCTGAAGGGGGAGCTCATGCTTTGAACATCAACAG TTTAAGAATGCTACTTCACAAAAACCGTACATCGGGAGAGAAGAGAATGTTGAATCAGTCACAAAGTTTAAAGCAAGAAGAACTCACTGCAGCACAAGCTTTTGTAGAGAAATTGTTGGAGGAGAGTCTAGTAAAACTTGAGGAAGAGAAAGCTAGCCCCAATATTTTCATGAGATGGGAACTTGGAGCCTGCTGGATACAGCATTTGCAGGATCAGAACAATgcagagaaagagaagaaacagACTGGTGAAAAAGATAAGAAGCAAAATGGTGCAAAGGCTAAAAGTGAGACAAGAGTTGAAGGCCTTGGGAAGCCTCTTAAGATTCTTAAGAATCTGAAGAAGAAAGCAGATTCAAGTGAACAAGGATCTTCATCTCTTGACAAAAAATCATCTAGTGAATTAGTTGGTGGGGAAAGCCAAAATGCCAATTTGCCTTTTGTGGAACCTCAGGGAGATGGCAAAGCAAGTGAGAATGGATGCACACTTAAAGATCTGTTACCTGATCCTGCATTTACACGTCTGAAGGAATCGGAAACAGGACTTCATCTGAAG TCTCTGCAGGAATTAACTGAGATGGCTCTGAAATATTATGATGAAGTTGCTATTCCAAAGTTG GTTGCAGATTTTGGCTCATTGGAACTTTCACCTGTTGATGGTAGGACTCTGACTGATTTCATGCATACTAGAGGTCTACGAATGCGCTCTCTAGGGCAAGTT GTCAAGCTTTCGGAGAAGCTGTCACATGTGCAGTCCCTCTGTATCCATGAGATGATAGTAAGAGCTTTCAAGCATATTCTCCGAGCTGTGATTGCTGCTGTTTCTGATAGTGGAGAGTTGGCTATATCAATTGCTGCGGCACTGAATTTACTCCTTGGTGTTCCTGATTCCGGAGTTTCAAATTGTGCTGCCAATGTGCATCCCCTTGTGTGGAGATGGCTTGtagcatttctgaaaaagagaTACGAATGGGAACTTACAATCACAAACTTCTGTGAAGTGAGAAAATATGCTATTCTGAGAGGACTATGTCATAAG gtgGGTATTGAACTGGCACCCAGAGATTTTGATATGGATTATGCATTTCCCTTTCACAAATTGGATATTATCAGCATCGTGCCTGTGCATAAGGTAGAAAACATAAATTTTGTTATGATTTTGGATCTGTTATTTGAAGCCAATTATACTGTAAATATGAACCACAGCATGCTGCTTTTGGATGTTTTGCAGCAAGTTGCATGCTCATCTGCAGATGGACGGCAACTTTTGGAATCTTCAAAAACAGCTCTTGACAAGGGCAAACTTGAAGATGCAGTCAACTATGGCACAAAG GCTCTAGCAAAGCTGATAACAGTGTGTGGTCCTTACCATCGGATGACTGCTGGAGCCTATAGCCTTTTAGCTGTTGTCCTCTACCACACTGGAGACTTCAATCAG GCAACAATTTATCAGCAAAAGGCATTAGACATAAATGAGAGGGAACTTGGGCTGGATCATCCAGATACAATGAAGAGTTATGGGGACCTAGCTGTGTTCTATTACAGACTTCAACACACAGAATTAGCTCTAAA GTATGTGAAGCGCGCATTATATCTTTTACATCTTACTTGTGGACCATCTCATCCAAACACAGCTGCAACATATATCAACGTGGCCATGATGGAGGAAGGTCTAGGAAATGTTCATTTGGCACTTAGATATCTCCATAAAGCTTTAAAATGCAACCAGAGATTACTTGGCCCTGATCACATTCAG ACTGCTGCTAGTTACCATGCCATAGCAATAGCACTCTCCTTGATGGAAGCTTATCCTTTGAGTGTTCAACATGAACAAACTACCTTGCAAATTCTTCGAGCAAAGCTTGGTCCTGATGACTTGCGAACCCAG gatgctgctgcatggcttgAATACTTTGAGTCAAAGGCAATTGAGCAGCAAGAAGCTGCTCGCAATGGTACTCGGAAGCCTGATGCAACGATCGCCAGCAAAGGCCACCTAAG TGTGTCTGATCTCCTTGATTACATAAATCCCAACCAAGATACCAGAGGAAGAGATAGTGAGTCAGCAAGGAGGAGAAACCTCGGTTTAAAG GTCAAAGGACGATCTGCTCAAAATGTGAATGTAGCAAGTTCTGATTTATCTTTCAATGACTATAATACAACTtcagatgaagaaaagaaagtcaATGAACACAGTTATAGCCAAGATAATACCCAAATGAGCAGTCAGCATGTTGAGCCTAAGCATGAAGAGGCTGATGTTAAGGAGCACCTAGCAATTTCCCAACAGCCTAAAGGACTAACTCAGGCAAATTTCACTTTTGTTAATGAGGTCTTGGCAGAGGTAAACACAGAAGCAGAAGATGGCTGGCAACATGTTCAAAGGCCAAGGTCAGCTGGTGGTTCTGGGCAGCGAATTAAGAATCAACGGGCAAATATTGGAAAGGCCTACAATTATCAGATGAATGAAGTTCCCACTGAAGCTGCTTGGACTAAGCCAAGGTTTACTTATCCAAATGGTCGTTATTACCTACTAAAGAAACGGACTGTAGTACCTGGAAGCTACACAGATCATCATCATATGAAAGTTCAGTCACCTGGAAACAAAAGTGGTCGGAAAAAAATCAGGACTGTGGTGTACAAGGTCAAGTCAGTGCCTTCATCTGATAAGACCAAAACAGCAGATAACTCTAGGAGTGCTGGTGAGAAAATGATCACTCCATTAGAACCTGAGGCAACACATTCACCTATGGATAATTTTGTACTGAAAGACCAAAGGAATGCTATAGGTGAAGTTACTGAATCACACAATAATTTAATTGTCAGTATTGGAAATTCACCATCGTACAAAGATGTAGCACTAGCGCCTCCTGGAACAATTGCTAAGACTCAGATCCAAAAGTCCAAAGATGATATCCCACTGAACCGAGAACAATTGAGCGGTAAAATTGGAACTGAGTCAAAGGAATCGTTAGCGTCCGAGAATCATGCTCAGAATTCAGCTGCTCTGGCAGAGACAGATGATTCAAAGCAAGAAGAGAGCTGTGTTCAGGACATTTGTTTGCACTCACATAAGGAAATAGAAGCTgttgaaaaggaagaagaaagccaGAAAACGGGTGAAGAAGAAGGTCTATCCAAATTGTTATCTCCAAATACAGAAGTGGCTTCAGCTGGCAGCGTGCCCACCGAGTGTAATTTGGATAATTATGCTTTTGGTAATGAGGTTCAAGAAGTGCAACAAAGTAAAAACTTTGATGATAAAAAATCTACAGATACACCTAGCAACTTCGAAACTGAGTGTTCAATTTCTGATGAACCTGTAGGAGAATGTCTTGATGAAGTTTCATCTGGCAGCATTGAGCCCCAAAATAATGCATGCTCTAGCGATCATCAAGAAGATCAGGAAAAGGTTGACAACCCTGATAAAACTGGTGGCAAGGATCCAAGGACAAATTTGTCATTGAACACCATTGATGTTAGAGATATCCCTATAAAGAAGTTGTCTGCCTCTGCTGCGCCATTTAGTCCATCTTCGCCGGTTGTGCTTAGTCCTGTGGCTGTAAGTGTTGGCCTTCCCCCCAGTGGTTCTATTCCTGCAGTCACACCATGGCCTATGAATGCCACTCTTCACCATGGGCCTGCAGCTGTCATGCCAACAGCGTCTCCTATATGCACCTCTCCTCACCACCCCTATCCATCTTCCCCTCGACCTCCAAACATTATACATCCTCTGCCATTATTTTATGCACCATATTCCCAGCCTCAAGCAGTACCAAACAGCACATTTTCCATGAATAGCAACATGTTTCACCCAAACCCTTACGCATGGCAACACAATATGTCTCCAAATGCTTCTGAGTTTGTGCCAGGACCAGTATGGCCAAGCTGTCATCCAGTGGATTTCTCTGTCATGCCACCTGTTGTCAACCCAATTTCTGAATCCATGATTGTGCCAAATGTGCAGTCTGACATCACTAGGGTAAGCTTAGCCCATCCATCAGAGAGTAGTGTTGGAGAAGCACTTGAAAAACAAGAGGGTACTGAGGTTTCGAGTGAGATTTCAGAGGTCAATGGTAACACAGTGGCTGAGAACTGGTCAGAAAACAAGCAGGAAGATGGAGAATCTGATGGAAATGAAGCAAAGAAAATTGAATTGAAACCTGAAATTGCTTTCGCAGAAAGCAGACATACTAGTAACAAAAGACCCAACTTGAGAAACAGTACAAAGTATGAGGGTGAGGGGAGCCTCAGCATATACATAAAGGGTAGGAGTCGTCAGAAACACACTCTTAGAATGCCTATGAGTTTGCTTAGTAGGCCATATGGATCACAGTCATTCAAAGTTACTTCTAACAGAGTAGTTAGAGGAAGTGATGTTTCAAGACCTGCCGGTCTGTCTTCCAGTGAAGATGTGGTAACCAGCAAGCAGTAA